A single region of the Streptomyces sp. NBC_00236 genome encodes:
- a CDS encoding C40 family peptidase produces MVSHRRSTQPGVSRSVRVTVLSAAAATAAAALGGATAYAEPQDTPRTAGARVDRLFTEAEQATEHYNRAGENVARLRGEVRRAQDRAARGQERINRMRTEIGSAAREQYRSGGIDPSLALLLSSDPDSYLDRAATLSRVDTRRATALAGLRKAQQALAQTRAEAARSLAALERDRAAVSRHKRTVEHKLRQARELLKQLPGNERAAFERASRTGRDGGAAGPVAGLPAGSARAAAAVMAVQRALGLPYVWGANGPSGFDCSGLMQWAYAQAGVSLPRTSQAQRYAGRMVPLAQARPGDLVAYRADASHIGMYVGNGQVIHAPYPGAPVRYDPVGMMPVSSVTRV; encoded by the coding sequence GTGGTGTCCCATCGCCGTTCCACACAGCCCGGCGTGAGCCGGAGCGTCCGGGTGACCGTTCTGTCGGCTGCGGCGGCGACCGCCGCGGCAGCGCTCGGAGGAGCCACCGCGTACGCCGAGCCGCAGGACACACCCCGGACCGCCGGGGCCCGGGTCGACCGCCTCTTCACCGAGGCCGAGCAGGCGACCGAGCACTACAACAGGGCCGGCGAGAACGTCGCACGGCTGCGCGGAGAGGTCCGCAGGGCCCAGGACCGGGCGGCGCGGGGCCAGGAGCGCATCAACCGGATGCGTACGGAGATCGGTTCGGCCGCCCGTGAGCAGTACCGGTCCGGCGGCATCGACCCCTCGCTCGCGCTGCTGCTCTCCTCCGACCCGGACAGCTATCTCGACCGGGCCGCCACCCTGAGCCGGGTCGACACCCGGCGGGCCACCGCCCTGGCCGGCCTCCGCAAGGCCCAGCAGGCGCTCGCCCAGACCCGTGCGGAGGCCGCCCGCTCGCTCGCCGCCCTGGAGCGCGACCGGGCAGCCGTCAGCCGCCACAAACGCACCGTCGAGCACAAGCTCCGCCAGGCCAGGGAACTGCTGAAGCAGCTGCCCGGGAACGAGCGGGCCGCCTTCGAGCGGGCCTCGCGCACCGGCCGCGACGGCGGGGCCGCAGGGCCGGTGGCCGGACTGCCCGCCGGATCGGCCCGGGCGGCGGCGGCCGTCATGGCCGTCCAGCGGGCGCTGGGCCTGCCGTACGTCTGGGGCGCGAACGGGCCCTCCGGATTCGACTGCTCCGGGCTGATGCAGTGGGCGTACGCCCAGGCCGGGGTGAGCCTGCCGCGGACCTCGCAGGCCCAGCGGTACGCCGGCCGGATGGTGCCGCTCGCCCAGGCCCGCCCCGGCGACCTCGTCGCCTACCGCGCGGACGCCAGCCACATCGGGATGTACGTGGGCAACGGCCAGGTGATCCACGCCCCCTACCCAGGGGCCCCGGTCCGCTACGACCCGGTCGGCATGATGCCCGTCTCCTCGGTCACCCGGGTCTGA
- a CDS encoding glycosyltransferase family 87 protein has product MTGSSGTRPAALAVWALTRSVLLLCVIKVIAVPGPDVTSDVSVIYRGWYDVLSSGSYPQSDVTWQYPPAAALAILSPALLPFLDYASAFFVLAFLCDALVLGLLLYAGRGAARRTAGAWVWVAGVPLLGTTAYARYDVMVTAVAVAALLAGIRHPRLLGALAAFGALLKVWPALVLAGTARGRRTRLAWTTAAGVALGLLVLCTAAAPGALAFLGFQRDRGTEVESLGALVFHVARQFGWQGRVELHYGSLEFLGPHVPLVSTLSLGLSVVAFGWLLVWRLRARTFGVSTTADAAFTAVLLFTTTSRVISPQYMLWLVGLAAVCLVFRESRMAWPAGLVLVATGVTQLEFPLGFGHVVTSDATGVTLMFVRNGLLVGACLLACARLWRDTVRDPAGGVPAAGAAPARPPLSRTGSADTPASAA; this is encoded by the coding sequence ATGACGGGTTCGAGTGGCACACGGCCGGCAGCCCTCGCGGTGTGGGCGCTCACCAGATCCGTGCTCCTGCTCTGCGTCATCAAGGTGATCGCGGTGCCGGGCCCGGACGTGACGAGCGATGTGTCGGTGATCTACCGCGGCTGGTACGACGTGCTGAGCTCGGGCAGCTATCCGCAGTCCGACGTCACCTGGCAGTACCCGCCGGCCGCCGCGCTCGCGATCCTCTCCCCCGCCCTGCTGCCCTTCCTGGACTACGCGTCGGCCTTCTTCGTGCTGGCGTTCCTGTGCGACGCGCTGGTGCTGGGTCTGCTGCTGTACGCGGGCCGGGGCGCCGCCCGGCGGACGGCCGGGGCCTGGGTGTGGGTGGCGGGGGTGCCGCTGCTGGGTACGACGGCGTACGCGCGGTACGACGTGATGGTGACGGCCGTGGCGGTGGCGGCGCTGCTGGCGGGGATCCGGCATCCGCGGCTGCTGGGGGCGCTGGCGGCGTTCGGGGCGCTGCTGAAGGTGTGGCCGGCGCTGGTTCTCGCCGGTACCGCCCGCGGCCGGCGAACCCGTCTGGCGTGGACGACGGCGGCCGGGGTGGCGCTCGGGCTGCTGGTGCTGTGCACCGCGGCGGCACCGGGCGCGCTGGCGTTCCTGGGCTTCCAGCGGGACCGGGGTACCGAGGTCGAGTCACTGGGGGCGCTGGTCTTCCATGTGGCGCGGCAGTTCGGCTGGCAGGGCCGGGTGGAGCTGCACTACGGCTCGCTGGAGTTCCTGGGGCCGCACGTGCCGCTGGTGAGCACCCTCTCCCTGGGGCTGAGCGTCGTCGCGTTCGGCTGGCTGCTGGTGTGGCGGCTGCGGGCGCGCACGTTCGGGGTGAGTACGACGGCGGACGCGGCGTTCACCGCGGTCCTGCTGTTCACCACCACGAGCCGGGTGATCAGCCCCCAGTACATGCTGTGGCTGGTCGGTCTGGCCGCGGTGTGCCTGGTCTTCCGGGAGAGCCGGATGGCCTGGCCGGCGGGCTTGGTGCTGGTGGCGACCGGGGTGACCCAGCTGGAGTTCCCGCTCGGCTTCGGCCATGTGGTGACCAGCGACGCGACGGGCGTGACCCTGATGTTCGTGCGCAACGGGCTGCTGGTCGGCGCGTGCCTGCTCGCGTGCGCGCGGCTGTGGCGGGACACCGTGCGCGACCCGGCCGGTGGTGTTCCGGCCGCGGGCGCGGCGCCCGCCCGGCCGCCGCTCAGCCGAACCGGCTCCGCAGATACTCCCGCCAGCGCAGCGTGA
- a CDS encoding AMP-dependent synthetase/ligase, whose protein sequence is MREFSLPALYEVPSDGNLTDLIRRNAAQHADVAVMSRKVAGVWTDVTATQFLAEVRAVAKGLMAAGVEPGDRVALLSRTRYEWVLFDFAIWSAGAVTVPVYETSSAEQIQWILGDSGATLCIVESEAHQASVASVQADLPGLKGIWQIEGDTIRQMVAIGEEISDEALDLRMTSAKADDPATIVYTSGTTGRPKGCVLTHRSFFAECGNVVERLKPLFRTGECSVLLFLPAAHVFGRLVEVASVMAPIKLGCVPDIKNLTDELASFRPTLILGVPRVFEKVYNSARAKAQADGKGKIFDRAANTAIAYSRALGTPQGPSVGLKFKHKVFDRLVYSKLRAVLGGRGEHAISGGAPLGERLGHFYRGIGFTVLEGYGLTESCAATAFNPWDRQKIGTVGQPLPGSVVRIADDGEVLLHGEHLFSGYWNNEAATAEALADGWFHTGDIGTLDEDGYLAITGRKKEIIVTAGGKNVAPAVIEDRIRGHALVAECMVVGDGRPFVGALVTLDEEFLGRWAEEHGKPVGSTALSLREDPELLAEVQRAIDDGNAAVSKAESVRKFRILAAQFTEEAGHITPSLKLKRNVVAKDFADEVESLYRG, encoded by the coding sequence TTGCGCGAGTTCAGCCTTCCGGCCCTGTACGAGGTCCCCTCGGACGGCAACCTGACGGATCTCATCCGCCGCAATGCCGCTCAGCATGCCGATGTCGCGGTGATGAGCCGCAAAGTTGCCGGCGTCTGGACGGACGTCACCGCCACCCAGTTCCTGGCCGAGGTCAGAGCCGTCGCCAAGGGGCTGATGGCTGCCGGCGTCGAGCCCGGCGACCGGGTCGCCCTGCTCTCCCGCACCCGTTACGAGTGGGTGCTGTTCGACTTCGCGATCTGGAGCGCCGGCGCCGTCACCGTCCCGGTGTACGAGACCAGTTCCGCCGAGCAGATCCAGTGGATCCTCGGTGACTCCGGCGCCACCCTGTGCATCGTGGAGTCCGAGGCGCACCAGGCGTCCGTGGCCTCGGTACAGGCAGATCTGCCCGGGCTGAAGGGCATCTGGCAGATCGAGGGCGACACGATCCGGCAGATGGTCGCGATCGGCGAGGAGATCTCGGACGAGGCGCTCGACCTGCGGATGACGAGCGCCAAGGCCGACGACCCGGCCACGATCGTCTACACCTCGGGCACCACCGGCCGCCCCAAGGGCTGTGTGCTGACGCACCGCAGCTTCTTCGCGGAGTGCGGCAACGTGGTGGAGCGGCTGAAGCCGCTGTTCCGTACCGGCGAATGCTCCGTGCTGCTCTTCCTGCCCGCCGCGCACGTCTTCGGCCGGCTGGTCGAGGTCGCCTCCGTGATGGCGCCGATCAAGCTCGGCTGCGTACCGGACATCAAGAACCTCACCGATGAGCTGGCCTCGTTCCGGCCGACCCTGATCCTCGGGGTGCCGCGCGTCTTCGAGAAGGTCTACAACTCGGCCCGGGCCAAGGCGCAGGCCGACGGCAAGGGCAAGATCTTCGACCGGGCCGCGAACACGGCGATCGCCTACAGCCGTGCGCTGGGTACGCCGCAGGGGCCGTCGGTGGGCCTGAAGTTCAAGCACAAGGTGTTCGACCGGCTGGTCTACAGCAAGCTGCGGGCCGTGCTCGGCGGGCGCGGCGAGCACGCGATCTCCGGCGGCGCGCCGCTCGGTGAGCGGCTCGGCCACTTCTACCGCGGCATCGGCTTCACCGTCCTGGAGGGCTACGGCCTGACGGAGTCGTGCGCGGCCACCGCCTTCAACCCGTGGGACCGGCAGAAGATCGGTACGGTCGGCCAGCCGCTGCCCGGCTCCGTCGTCCGCATCGCCGACGACGGCGAGGTGCTGCTGCACGGCGAGCACCTGTTCTCCGGCTACTGGAACAACGAGGCGGCGACGGCCGAGGCGCTGGCCGACGGCTGGTTCCACACCGGCGACATCGGCACCCTCGACGAGGACGGCTATCTCGCGATCACCGGCCGCAAGAAGGAGATCATCGTCACGGCGGGCGGCAAGAACGTCGCTCCCGCCGTCATCGAGGACCGCATCCGCGGGCACGCCCTGGTCGCGGAGTGCATGGTCGTCGGCGACGGCCGCCCGTTCGTGGGCGCTCTGGTGACGCTGGACGAGGAGTTCCTGGGCCGCTGGGCCGAGGAGCACGGCAAGCCCGTCGGCTCGACCGCACTGTCGCTGCGCGAGGACCCGGAGCTGCTGGCCGAGGTGCAGCGCGCGATCGACGACGGCAACGCCGCGGTGTCCAAGGCCGAGTCGGTACGCAAGTTCCGCATCCTGGCCGCCCAGTTCACCGAGGAGGCGGGCCACATCACGCCGTCGCTGAAGCTGAAGCGGAACGTGGTGGCGAAGGACTTCGCGGACGAGGTGGAGTCGCTCTACCGCGGCTGA
- a CDS encoding C40 family peptidase, which translates to MGSHRRPKQPSRTRVTVLGVTAAAAVALTSQAAHADPKPTKSEVKEKVDKLYDEAEKATEQHSLAKEKQDKLQKQIDAIQDKVARGQQELNNLRSGLGSLAAAQYRSGGIDPSVQLFLASDPDSFLDQASALDQLTAKQAESLAKVQEKQRSLAQERKEAQDKLSDLAEVRKTLGEKKKQQQAKLSEARQLLNTLTQAERDKMRADDQRASRAASDRVDLGNEAPASGLGAAALQAAATQIGKPYSPGQAGPGSYDCSGLTMWAYAQAGANITRTTYTQINQGTRIGMSQLKPGDLVFFNGNSHVGLYAGNGTVLHAPRSGTFVRYESMSTIGSFYGAVRI; encoded by the coding sequence GTGGGGTCCCACCGTCGTCCCAAGCAACCGAGCCGCACCCGCGTGACCGTGCTCGGCGTGACTGCCGCCGCGGCAGTTGCCCTGACCTCCCAGGCGGCCCACGCCGACCCGAAGCCGACCAAGAGCGAGGTCAAGGAGAAGGTCGACAAGCTCTACGACGAGGCGGAGAAGGCCACCGAGCAGCACAGCCTGGCCAAGGAGAAGCAGGACAAGCTCCAGAAGCAGATCGACGCGATCCAGGACAAGGTGGCGCGCGGTCAGCAGGAGCTCAACAACCTCCGCTCCGGCCTCGGTTCCCTCGCCGCCGCGCAGTACCGCTCGGGCGGCATCGACCCCTCCGTCCAGCTCTTCCTCGCCTCGGACCCGGACAGCTTCCTGGACCAGGCCTCCGCACTCGACCAGTTGACGGCCAAGCAGGCCGAGTCGCTGGCGAAGGTGCAGGAGAAGCAGCGGTCCCTCGCGCAGGAGCGCAAGGAGGCCCAGGACAAGCTGAGCGACCTCGCAGAGGTCCGCAAGACGCTCGGTGAGAAGAAGAAGCAGCAGCAGGCCAAGCTCTCCGAGGCGCGTCAGCTGCTCAACACCCTCACTCAGGCCGAGCGCGACAAGATGCGCGCGGACGACCAGCGCGCCAGCCGCGCCGCCAGTGACCGGGTCGACCTCGGCAACGAGGCCCCCGCCTCGGGTCTGGGTGCCGCCGCGCTCCAGGCCGCCGCCACCCAGATCGGCAAGCCGTATTCCCCCGGCCAGGCCGGCCCCGGCTCCTACGACTGCTCGGGCCTGACCATGTGGGCCTACGCCCAGGCCGGTGCCAACATCACCCGCACCACGTACACCCAGATCAACCAGGGCACCCGGATCGGGATGAGCCAGCTGAAGCCGGGCGACCTGGTCTTCTTCAACGGCAACTCCCACGTGGGCCTCTACGCGGGCAACGGAACCGTGCTGCACGCCCCGCGCTCGGGCACGTTCGTCCGCTACGAGTCGATGAGCACCATCGGCAGCTTCTACGGCGCGGTGCGCATCTGA
- a CDS encoding glycosyltransferase family 4 protein — protein MDKTLIVTNDFPPRPGGIQAFLHNMALRLDPEQVVVFASTWKRGAEGAAATAAFDAEQPFTVVRDRTTMLLPTPRVTRRAVELLRTHGCSSVWFGAAAPLGLMGPALRRAGARRLVATTHGHEAGWAQLPASRQLLRRIGEGTDTLTYLGEYTRSRIAAALTPAAAARMVQLPPGVDEKTFHPDSGGDRVRARLGLTDRPVVVCVSRLVPRKGQDTLILAMPAILAEVPDAVLLIVGGGPYAGELKKLAADTGVLDSVRFTGPVPWEELPAHYGAGDVFAMPCRTRRGGLDVEGLGIVYLEASATGLPVVAGDSGGAPDAVLDGETGWVVRGGSAEESAERIVALLGDAELRRRMGERGRAWVEEKWRWDLLAERLRELL, from the coding sequence ATGGACAAGACCTTGATCGTGACCAATGACTTTCCGCCCCGCCCCGGTGGCATCCAGGCGTTCCTGCACAACATGGCGCTCCGCCTGGACCCGGAACAGGTCGTCGTCTTCGCCTCCACCTGGAAGCGCGGCGCCGAGGGCGCGGCGGCCACCGCCGCCTTCGACGCCGAGCAGCCCTTCACCGTGGTCCGCGACCGTACGACGATGCTGCTGCCGACCCCGCGGGTGACCCGGCGTGCCGTGGAGCTGCTGCGCACCCACGGCTGTTCCTCCGTCTGGTTCGGCGCCGCCGCCCCGCTCGGCCTGATGGGACCGGCGCTGCGCCGGGCCGGAGCCCGCAGGCTGGTCGCCACCACCCACGGGCACGAGGCCGGCTGGGCCCAGCTGCCCGCCTCCCGGCAGCTGCTGCGGCGGATCGGCGAGGGCACGGACACCCTCACCTACCTCGGCGAGTACACCCGCTCCCGGATCGCCGCCGCGCTCACCCCGGCCGCCGCCGCACGCATGGTCCAGCTGCCGCCCGGCGTCGACGAGAAGACCTTCCACCCGGACTCGGGCGGCGACCGCGTCAGGGCCCGGCTGGGGCTCACCGACCGGCCCGTCGTCGTCTGCGTGTCCCGGCTGGTGCCCCGCAAGGGCCAGGACACCCTGATCCTCGCCATGCCCGCGATCCTGGCCGAGGTGCCCGACGCCGTCCTGCTGATCGTCGGCGGCGGCCCGTACGCCGGTGAGCTGAAGAAGCTGGCGGCGGACACCGGAGTGCTGGACTCGGTGCGGTTCACCGGTCCGGTGCCGTGGGAGGAGCTGCCCGCGCACTACGGGGCCGGTGACGTCTTCGCGATGCCGTGCCGCACCCGGCGCGGCGGCCTCGACGTGGAGGGCCTCGGCATCGTCTACCTGGAGGCGTCCGCGACCGGGCTGCCGGTCGTGGCGGGTGACTCGGGCGGCGCCCCGGACGCCGTGCTCGACGGCGAGACGGGCTGGGTGGTGCGCGGCGGCTCGGCCGAGGAGTCGGCGGAGCGGATCGTCGCGCTGCTCGGCGACGCGGAACTGCGCCGGCGGATGGGCGAGCGGGGCCGCGCCTGGGTCGAGGAGAAGTGGCGCTGGGACCTGCTGGCCGAGCGGCTCAGGGAGCTGCTCTGA